One Brassica napus cultivar Da-Ae chromosome A1, Da-Ae, whole genome shotgun sequence genomic region harbors:
- the LOC106355287 gene encoding uncharacterized protein LOC106355287 — protein MMDKVEAFYNNGWSSGQISMVLGDNTYSVCLYTSMETILFKHSDLRIHREWKDGVWKMADKVKPDKKRKAAASSQNSGMDNVFLRRSERVPKRSRDTKTPFKSDRNPALTVIPEIIPAVDPFSTPAEHKLSRLQNWMTLKPGMHETSLSINDNKIRKSFFQSMENAKKDLKKEHIDGAFAMLNCRRNENAAWFHNYKIPKACFLPMEFLHCLLSDDLAYKKEKVKGKKIFNDLFKDTVRGKVYPEKTWGEDVDVVYGITLGKKSNVWIGMEIHLKKKRITVYDCFQKESNSIDIPQVKKLAVLISNLLVESSGDEVDKVKMIPFEIEQAQGLPKTKHPFNCGIFLVKILECQSLKIGDMTKINDDNALELRRTLSCEIFNQFVDESFGK, from the exons ATGATGGATAAGGTAGAAGCCTTTTACAACAATGGCTGGAGCAGCGGACAAATTAGCATGGTACTTGGTGATAACACATACTCGGTGTGTCTCTATACTTCTATGGAAACTATTCTATTCAAACATTCAGATTTGCGAATTCATAGAGAATGGAAAGATGGAGTCTGGAAGATGGCAGATAAG GTGAAGCCTGATAAGAAAAGGAAAGCTGCTGCCTCATCACAAAATTCAGGAATGgataatgttttcctaagaagGAGCGAGAGGGTGCCTAAACGATCTAGAGACACAAAAACTCCATTCAAGTCTGACAGAAATCCGGCTTTAACTGTAATACCTGAGATTATACCTGCAGTTGATCCGTTTTCAACTCCTGCGGAACATAAGCTTTCAAGGCTTCAAAATTGGATGACATTAAAGCCCGGCATGCATGAAAC GTCCCTATCAATCAATGATAATAAGATAAGGAAATCTTTCTTTCAAAGCATGGAAAATGCAAAAAAGGACCTTAAGAAAGAG cacatTGATGGAGCCTTTGCAATGCTAAATTGCAGAAGAAATGAGAATGCTGCTTGGTTCCACAACTACAAGATTCCAAAGGCGTGCTTCCTACCTATGGAGTTCTTGCATTGCTTGCTCTCTGATGATTTGGCttacaagaaagaaaaggtcaaaggtaaaaagattttcaacgatttatttaaagatactGTGAGAGGGAAGGTATATCCAGAGAAGACATGGGGAGAAGATGTTGATGTTGTGTATGGGATTACTCTTGGAAAAAAAAGCAATGTCTGGATTGGGATGGAAattcatttgaagaagaaaagaatcacaGTATATGATTGTTTTCAAAAGGAAAGCAACAGCATTGATATTCCTCAAGTGAAAAAGTTGGCAG TGTTGATTTCTAATCTGCTGGTGGAATCTTCTGGTGATGAGGTAGATAAAGTGAAGATGATTCCATTTGAGATTGAGCAGGCACAAGGTTTACCCAAGACAAAACATCCTTTCAACTGTGGGATATTTCTTGTCAAGATTCTGGAGTGCCAGTCATTGAAGATAGGAGACATGACAAAGATTAATGATGACAATGCATTGGAGCTAAGGAGAACCTTGTCTTGTGAGATCTTCAACCAATTTGTGGATGAGAGCTTTGGGAAATGA
- the LOC106355284 gene encoding UDP-glycosyltransferase 71B2-like, with product MGPPEEFTNLEEILPEGFLDRTSEIGKIIGWAPQRAVLASPAIGGFVSHCGWNSILESLWFGVPIATWPLYAEQQLNAFEMVEELGLGVEIRNHFQGVYMAEETEMELMTAEEIERGVRCLMEKDSDVKDRVRKMSEKSHKAVMDGGSSHAALKKFIQDVTRNIS from the coding sequence ATGGGACCTCCCGAAGAATTCACGAATCTTGAAGAGATTCTCCCGGAAGGGTTTCTAGACCGGACATCAGAGATTGGTAAGATTATCGGTTGGGCCCCACAGAGGGCCGTGCTGGCGAGTCCAGCCATTGGAGGGTTTGTCTCGCACTGTGGTTGGAACTCAATACTTGAAAGTCTATGGTTCGGAGTTCCCATAGCCACGTGGCCGCTTTATGCGGAGCAACAGCTTAACGCATTCGAGATGGTGGAGGAGCTGGGGCTAGGGGTGGAGATACGGAATCATTTTCAAGGAGTATATATGGCGGAGGAGACGGAGATGGAACTGATGACGGCAGAGGAGATAGAGAGAGGAGTTCGTTGTTTGATGGAGAAGGATAGCGATGTGAAGGATAGAGTGAGGAAGATGAGTGAGAAGAGCCACAAGGCAGTAATGGATGGTGGATCTTCGCATGCTGCTCTTAAAAAGTTTATTCAAGACGTTACTCGTAATATCTCTTGA
- the LOC106355285 gene encoding uncharacterized protein LOC106355285, whose protein sequence is MGDSVPLKLALPELKYPIGSQPKEKSAINQYSGSDYISIVKSILKPDEMIRVRGSFLGPVMKLSERGLKLSAKIVYAILTRSIVSVKENEAWFHFGAQPMRFSIREFHMMTGLKCSGALEGPRRETERFNWELLKGRSHKLSDVVDQLRNTREDASEERICLAMLILVESILLRKSKGGSFPLEYAKNAQDMTYPWGKEAYIVLLKSIQNAVANHLENKSKFELQGYPLVFLLWILESIPLLRDKFSKCVPTVEVPGPTYLCEKYTEVENPSLDRVLQVEADTKLKVHCILPSIPHDPEDDISIEDKYSDELETVKDVTKKGYKITADDWENRRLAKLLLRLMRIQ, encoded by the exons atgggAGATTCAGTACCTCTAAAACTAGCACTGCCAGAGCTGAAGTATCCTATTGGTTCACAGCCAAAGGAAAAGTCAGCAATCAACCAATACTCTGGTTCAGATTATATCTCTATTGTCAAAAGCATCCTAAAACCAGATGAGATGATAAGAGTCCGAGGATCATTTCTGGGACCTGTAATGAAGCTCAGTGAGAGAGGATTGAAGTTATCAGCAAAGATAGTCTACGCCATTCTCACTAGAAGCATCGTTTCTGTCAAGGAGAATGAAGCCTGGTTCCATTTCGGTGCGCAGCCAATGAGGTTCTCTATAAGAGAATTTCATATGATGACAGGCTTGAAATGTAGTGGTGCATTAGAAGGACCACGAAGGGAAACCGAGAGATTTAATTGGGAATTGCTAAAGGGGCGTAGTCATAAGTTAAGTGACGTGGTGGACCAGCtcagaaacacaagagaagatgcTTCTGAGGAGAGAATATGCCTCGCAATGCTCATCCTGGTAGAGAGCATATTATTGCGGAAGAGCAAAGGAGGGAGTTTTCCTTTGGAATATGCGAAAAATGCACAGGATATGACATATCCATGGGGAAAAGAGGCTTACATTGTGCTCCTGAAGTCAATTCAAAACGCTGTCGCGAATCATTTGGAGAATAAATCCAAATTTGagttgcaaggttatcctctagTATTCCTTCTTTGGATACTAGAGTCGATTCCTTTGCTAAGGGATAAGTTCAGTAAGTGTGTACCAACAGTTGAGGTTCCTGGGCCGACTTACTTGTGTGAAAAATACACTGAGGTAGAGAATCCATCACTTGATAGGGTTTTACAGGTTGAAGCTGATACAAAG CTGAAGGTCCATTGCATACTACCTTCTATTCCTCATGATCCAGAAGATGATATCTCCATTGAAGACAAATATAGTGACGAGCTGGaaacagtgaaagatgtaaCAAAGAAAGGGTACAAGATTACAGCCGATGACTGGGAAAATAG GAGACTGGCCAAGCTTCTACTCCGATTGATGAGGATTCAGtaa